The following coding sequences are from one Devosia yakushimensis window:
- a CDS encoding GFA family protein, with protein MSTPVLTGGCQCGAVRYALDQQPQNVHVCHCRMCQKAVGGPFAIICPVFKTAFRVTRGTISYFHSSDIARRGFCSACGTPLIFEYPDAEDLGVLVGTLDEPDRAPPENQYGNESRVAWYGGLTQVPGDRPTYADNPDMLHRISSSNHQHPDHDTLVWPDPS; from the coding sequence ATGAGCACGCCCGTCCTCACCGGCGGCTGCCAATGCGGCGCTGTGCGCTACGCCCTCGATCAGCAGCCGCAGAATGTCCATGTCTGCCACTGCCGCATGTGCCAGAAGGCCGTTGGTGGTCCTTTCGCCATCATCTGTCCTGTCTTCAAAACAGCATTCCGCGTTACGCGCGGCACCATCAGCTACTTCCATAGTTCCGACATTGCCCGGCGCGGTTTCTGCAGCGCCTGCGGCACGCCGTTGATTTTCGAATATCCCGATGCCGAGGATCTCGGTGTTCTGGTGGGAACCCTGGACGAGCCAGACCGCGCCCCGCCGGAAAACCAGTATGGCAATGAAAGCCGCGTCGCCTGGTATGGCGGGCTGACGCAGGTTCCCGGTGATCGGCCGACCTATGCCGACAATCCCGACATGCTCCACCGCATCAGCAGCAGCAATCACCAACACCCCGATCACGACACGCTGGTCTGGCCGGACCCCAGTTGA
- a CDS encoding ArsR/SmtB family transcription factor translates to MRDDDIATLLRALGHPVRLNILRILATQQQGQCCCADVTESLPLAQSTVSQHIKVLLDAGLITRQPRGTRNCYIVQHDRLAELGAAYSGMLAGLTPASPKLEAEPA, encoded by the coding sequence ATGCGCGACGACGATATTGCCACTCTCCTGCGGGCACTGGGCCATCCGGTGCGCCTCAATATCCTGCGCATCCTGGCGACGCAGCAGCAGGGGCAGTGCTGCTGCGCCGATGTGACCGAATCCCTGCCGCTGGCCCAATCCACCGTGTCCCAGCACATCAAGGTGCTGCTCGATGCGGGTCTGATCACCCGCCAGCCGCGGGGCACCCGCAATTGCTACATCGTCCAGCATGACCGCCTGGCCGAGCTGGGCGCCGCTTATTCCGGCATGCTCGCCGGCCTCACCCCCGCCAGCCCCAAACTGGAAGCAGAGCCGGCTTGA
- a CDS encoding GFA family protein, with the protein MPPNSPHTGGCQCGAVRFSVTRLGRPSICHCRMCQKAFGSFFGPLVTAHNAAWTRGEPKWFQSSNAARRAFCGDCGTPLGYETRFGLELAIGAFDDPSVAAPQIQVNLADKLPFFDGLTSLPIATHQSDEWRDFLAGIHSNQHPDHDTDDWPPKREEP; encoded by the coding sequence ATGCCCCCAAATAGTCCTCATACCGGCGGCTGCCAGTGCGGCGCCGTCCGCTTCAGCGTCACCCGGTTGGGCCGCCCCTCCATCTGCCATTGCCGTATGTGCCAGAAGGCCTTTGGCAGCTTTTTCGGCCCGCTGGTCACCGCTCATAACGCCGCCTGGACCCGGGGCGAGCCCAAATGGTTCCAAAGCTCCAACGCCGCCCGCCGCGCCTTTTGCGGCGATTGCGGCACGCCCCTGGGCTACGAAACCCGCTTCGGCCTCGAACTCGCCATCGGCGCTTTCGATGACCCCAGCGTCGCTGCCCCGCAAATCCAGGTGAACCTGGCCGACAAGCTCCCCTTCTTCGACGGCCTCACCAGCCTGCCCATCGCCACCCATCAAAGCGATGAATGGCGCGATTTCCTCGCCGGCATCCATTCCAACCAGCATCCCGACCACGACACCGATGATTGGCCACCGAAGAGGGAAGAGCCATGA
- a CDS encoding VOC family protein, which produces MIDHAGFAVSDFAAAKAFYTAVFAPLGIVVLADFTHEGEHHAGFGKDKPDFWIGTGKPALSGMHLAFTAQSRAEVDAFHAAALAAGGKDNGAPGLRAHYHPNYYGAFVFDLDGNNIEAVCHAPK; this is translated from the coding sequence ATCATCGACCATGCCGGCTTTGCTGTATCCGATTTCGCGGCAGCCAAGGCCTTCTACACCGCCGTTTTCGCCCCTCTGGGCATAGTCGTCCTCGCCGATTTCACTCATGAAGGCGAACACCATGCCGGCTTCGGCAAGGATAAACCCGATTTCTGGATCGGCACCGGCAAGCCCGCCCTGTCCGGCATGCACCTGGCCTTCACCGCACAATCCCGCGCCGAGGTAGACGCCTTCCATGCCGCCGCGCTCGCCGCCGGTGGCAAGGACAACGGCGCCCCCGGCCTGCGCGCGCATTACCACCCCAATTACTACGGCGCCTTCGTGTTCGATCTCGATGGCAACAATATCGAAGCGGTCTGTCATGCCCCCAAATAG
- a CDS encoding endonuclease domain-containing protein, with product MRHQPTEAEAKCWVLLRNRRLADFKFRRQLPIGDFIADFVCLESHLIIELDGSQHAESTYDARRDAYLKAQGFRLLRIWNNDILARPDAVLEAVWAALHQEQLS from the coding sequence ATGCGTCACCAACCGACCGAAGCGGAAGCCAAGTGCTGGGTACTCCTCCGCAACAGGCGGCTCGCGGATTTCAAATTCCGCCGCCAATTGCCCATCGGTGATTTCATTGCGGACTTCGTCTGTCTTGAAAGCCATCTCATCATCGAACTCGACGGCAGCCAACACGCCGAATCCACTTACGACGCCCGTCGCGATGCCTATCTGAAAGCCCAAGGCTTCCGCCTTCTCCGCATCTGGAACAACGATATCCTCGCCCGCCCCGATGCGGTACTTGAGGCTGTCTGGGCTGCCCTTCATCAGGAGCAATTGTCATGA
- a CDS encoding ABCB family ABC transporter ATP-binding protein/permease, which yields MTTDSANKKPSVSADEGSVFSTVKNLWGYMWPADRPDLRWRVVWAIGALLLSKVATTLIPFAYKGIVDSLDGTAPDSALVMGLAIPVVLVIAYVLGNVLDAGFQQLRDVLFASVGQNAVRKLALRTFHHLHRMSLRFHLARRTGGLSRVIERGTKGIETIVRFTMLNIAPTLVEFIITAVIFVWMFGVSYLGVLVVMIWGYLYFTIKASNWRIAIRRDMNDSDTDANGKAIDSLLNFETVKYFANEKMEAERYDASMAGYERSAIRIWTSLGFLNFGQAVIFYAGFLIISVMAITGVMNRTLTLGDFVLLNTFLMQVYRPLNFIGFVYRELRQGLTDIEEMFKLLDQNPEIEDKPDAKPLVISGPVIRFDNVTFHYDPERPILKGVSFEVPAGKTVAIVGPTGAGKSTISRLLYRFYDVTGGAITIDGQDLRDITQESLRSAIGMVPQDTVLFNDTIGYNIRYGRPDATEEEVRAAAAMAQVGPFIEALPKGYDTPVGERGLKLSGGEKQRVAIARTILKSPSLLILDEATSALDTKTERDIQSALDVVSKNRTSVVIAHRLSTVVNADEILVLRDGVVAERGNHIALLQKAGLYAQMWNRQREATEAEEQLLRTANDPDGFVKRGLPAAE from the coding sequence ATGACGACTGACAGCGCAAACAAGAAGCCGTCCGTTAGCGCGGACGAAGGCTCGGTATTTTCCACGGTCAAGAATCTGTGGGGCTATATGTGGCCCGCCGATCGCCCCGACCTGCGCTGGCGCGTGGTCTGGGCCATTGGCGCGCTGCTGCTCAGCAAGGTCGCCACCACCCTTATCCCCTTCGCCTATAAGGGCATTGTCGACAGTCTCGATGGCACCGCGCCCGATAGCGCGCTGGTCATGGGCCTCGCCATCCCCGTTGTGCTGGTGATCGCCTATGTGCTGGGCAATGTGCTCGATGCCGGCTTCCAGCAATTGCGCGACGTGCTGTTCGCCAGCGTCGGCCAGAATGCCGTGCGCAAGCTTGCGCTCCGCACCTTCCATCACCTGCATCGCATGTCGCTGCGCTTTCACCTGGCGCGGCGCACCGGCGGCCTGAGCCGCGTCATCGAGCGTGGCACCAAGGGCATTGAAACCATTGTGCGTTTCACCATGCTCAACATCGCCCCCACCTTGGTCGAATTTATCATCACCGCCGTCATCTTCGTCTGGATGTTCGGGGTCAGCTATCTCGGCGTCCTGGTGGTGATGATCTGGGGCTATCTCTATTTCACCATCAAGGCCTCCAACTGGCGCATCGCGATCCGTCGCGACATGAACGATTCCGATACCGACGCCAACGGCAAGGCCATCGATTCTCTGCTCAATTTCGAGACGGTGAAATACTTCGCCAACGAGAAGATGGAGGCCGAGCGCTACGACGCGTCCATGGCCGGCTATGAGCGCTCCGCCATCCGCATCTGGACCTCGTTGGGTTTCCTCAATTTCGGTCAGGCCGTCATTTTCTATGCCGGCTTCCTCATCATCTCGGTCATGGCCATTACCGGCGTCATGAACCGGACTCTGACCCTGGGCGATTTCGTCCTGCTCAACACCTTCCTCATGCAGGTCTATCGCCCGCTCAATTTCATCGGCTTCGTCTATCGCGAGCTGCGCCAGGGCCTCACCGATATCGAGGAAATGTTCAAGCTGCTCGACCAGAACCCCGAGATCGAGGACAAGCCCGACGCCAAGCCGCTGGTCATTTCCGGCCCCGTCATCCGCTTCGACAACGTTACCTTCCACTACGATCCCGAGCGCCCCATCCTCAAAGGCGTGAGCTTCGAAGTGCCTGCCGGCAAGACCGTCGCCATTGTCGGCCCCACCGGCGCAGGCAAATCCACCATTTCTCGGCTGCTCTACCGCTTCTATGACGTCACCGGCGGCGCCATCACCATCGACGGCCAGGATCTGCGCGACATCACCCAGGAAAGCCTGCGCTCGGCCATCGGCATGGTTCCGCAGGATACCGTGCTGTTCAACGACACCATTGGCTACAATATCCGCTACGGCCGCCCCGACGCCACCGAGGAAGAAGTCCGCGCCGCCGCGGCCATGGCCCAGGTCGGCCCCTTCATCGAGGCGCTGCCCAAGGGTTATGACACCCCGGTCGGCGAACGCGGTCTCAAGCTCTCCGGCGGCGAGAAACAGCGCGTCGCCATTGCCCGCACCATCCTCAAGTCGCCCTCGCTCCTCATCCTCGATGAAGCGACCTCGGCCCTGGACACCAAGACCGAACGCGACATCCAGTCCGCCCTCGACGTGGTCTCCAAGAACCGCACCTCGGTCGTCATCGCCCACCGGCTCTCCACTGTCGTCAATGCCGACGAAATTCTGGTCCTGCGCGACGGCGTCGTGGCCGAGCGCGGTAACCACATCGCCCTGCTGCAAAAGGCTGGCCTCTACGCCCAGATGTGGAACCGCCAGCGCGAAGCCACCGAGGCCGAAGAACAACTCCTGCGCACCGCCAACGACCCCGACGGCTTCGTCAAACGCGGCCTGCCCGCGGCGGAGTAG
- a CDS encoding LysM peptidoglycan-binding domain-containing protein, with translation MVVIGVLAGPSLVDCFNSEGNMGQCLRGKMADAGILSRPATAVATPEQTALAEPPAITPAPEPAATEPQPEAAPPAAETPAVPDDLVGATFGLLRAEPDGSVVIAGSGTPGSEVEVFADGELLGKTIVEPSGDWVLVPDAPIPPGGTEITLGESGKDGQAAEAFVVVINPDKSSEPLVVASTPGAASQVLQGLTPPAGQTTAVAAAEPAPAAAPPAAPAPEAVPASEPAPTSEPAPESAPEAPATEVQPASEPASVPEPAPAAPAAGAPASPPPAPETSVAAADPAPTTPPPVAAPADSAPPTIDAIEIEGSRTFFAGGGPEGATMRLYVDDAFIADAIVSDGRWLVEAGNVLTKPSQRIRIDMLQPGSAEVAARAEVDFVVDLPEAEPPVAVAQAEPAAAPEPPAEPAPAPPAEAAQPAPASSQPAPAAGREPAPNAPAEPAPVPAEPAALPAATTTVPSAEPQPATSDEAEIPTMVATAVGDPEAARFASGKAIIRTGDNLWTIARRVYGAGIKYTTIYEANNGQIRDPDRIYPGQVFDLPSAAD, from the coding sequence GTGGTTGTCATCGGCGTCCTGGCGGGTCCATCTTTAGTCGATTGCTTCAACAGCGAAGGCAATATGGGCCAGTGCCTGCGCGGCAAGATGGCCGATGCCGGCATCCTGTCGCGTCCGGCGACTGCCGTAGCCACCCCGGAACAGACCGCCCTGGCCGAGCCACCTGCCATCACGCCAGCGCCGGAACCCGCCGCCACCGAACCTCAGCCTGAAGCTGCCCCGCCCGCGGCGGAAACTCCCGCTGTTCCGGACGATCTGGTCGGCGCCACGTTCGGCCTTTTGCGGGCCGAGCCTGACGGGTCTGTCGTCATCGCCGGCAGCGGCACACCTGGCAGCGAGGTCGAAGTCTTTGCCGATGGCGAATTGCTGGGCAAGACCATTGTTGAGCCCAGCGGCGATTGGGTTCTGGTCCCCGATGCGCCAATCCCGCCAGGCGGCACCGAGATCACCCTAGGCGAATCCGGCAAGGACGGTCAGGCCGCCGAAGCCTTTGTCGTCGTCATCAATCCTGACAAATCCAGCGAACCCCTGGTGGTTGCCAGCACGCCCGGCGCCGCCAGCCAGGTTCTGCAGGGCCTGACGCCGCCGGCGGGTCAGACGACCGCCGTGGCAGCCGCCGAGCCCGCTCCCGCAGCGGCACCTCCGGCCGCACCTGCTCCCGAAGCGGTTCCTGCATCTGAACCTGCGCCCACGTCCGAGCCTGCACCTGAATCGGCTCCCGAGGCTCCCGCAACCGAGGTTCAGCCTGCCTCGGAGCCGGCAAGCGTGCCCGAACCGGCGCCGGCAGCTCCCGCAGCCGGGGCGCCTGCATCGCCGCCCCCTGCGCCCGAAACCAGCGTCGCTGCCGCCGACCCCGCTCCCACAACACCGCCGCCCGTTGCCGCACCTGCCGACAGCGCACCGCCAACCATTGACGCTATCGAGATCGAGGGTAGCCGCACGTTCTTCGCCGGCGGCGGGCCAGAGGGCGCCACCATGCGCCTCTATGTTGACGATGCCTTTATTGCCGATGCCATCGTCTCCGATGGCCGGTGGCTGGTTGAGGCCGGCAATGTCCTGACCAAGCCGAGCCAGCGCATCCGCATCGATATGCTGCAGCCCGGCAGCGCCGAGGTTGCCGCGCGTGCTGAAGTCGATTTCGTGGTCGATCTCCCCGAAGCCGAGCCGCCCGTTGCAGTCGCCCAGGCCGAGCCAGCAGCAGCGCCGGAGCCACCCGCCGAGCCGGCGCCGGCTCCTCCTGCCGAAGCCGCGCAGCCCGCTCCGGCATCGAGCCAACCCGCTCCAGCGGCTGGTCGTGAACCGGCGCCAAACGCACCTGCCGAACCCGCACCGGTCCCCGCCGAACCAGCGGCGTTACCTGCTGCGACTACTACTGTCCCGTCCGCCGAACCGCAGCCAGCCACCAGCGACGAAGCCGAAATTCCCACCATGGTCGCCACCGCAGTCGGCGACCCGGAAGCCGCCCGCTTCGCCTCCGGCAAGGCCATCATCCGCACCGGCGACAATCTGTGGACCATTGCCCGCCGGGTCTATGGCGCGGGCATCAAATACACCACCATCTACGAAGCCAATAACGGCCAGATCCGCGACCCCGACCGTATCTATCCGGGCCAGGTTTTCGATCTGCCAAGTGCGGCCGACTAG
- a CDS encoding GFA family protein, with the protein MSEAYRHQVRSGGCQCGAIRFHATELRDNPHVCYCRMCQKAMGNLFAALVGVRHHHLTWTRGKPAEFMSSDPAARGFCRDCGTPLYYRTIGGEHLSMSIGAFDEPHTIPVLYQFGIEGRHPSLLHLADIEEVGTTEANMPDEVGPIRDTNHQHPDHDTERWP; encoded by the coding sequence ATGAGTGAAGCCTATCGCCACCAGGTCCGCAGCGGCGGCTGTCAATGCGGCGCCATCCGCTTCCACGCCACCGAACTGCGCGACAATCCCCATGTCTGCTATTGCCGCATGTGCCAGAAAGCCATGGGCAATCTCTTTGCCGCCCTGGTCGGCGTGCGCCACCATCACCTCACCTGGACGCGCGGCAAACCCGCAGAATTCATGAGCTCGGACCCGGCTGCGCGCGGTTTCTGCCGCGATTGCGGCACGCCGCTCTACTATCGCACCATCGGTGGCGAACATCTTTCCATGTCCATCGGCGCCTTCGATGAGCCCCACACAATTCCGGTGCTCTACCAATTCGGCATCGAAGGCCGGCACCCCTCCCTGCTGCATCTCGCTGACATCGAAGAGGTGGGCACCACCGAGGCCAACATGCCCGACGAAGTCGGCCCCATCCGCGATACCAATCACCAGCACCCCGACCACGATACTGAGCGCTGGCCATGA
- the cimA gene encoding citramalate synthase, which translates to MPKERLYIFDTTLRDGAQTAGIEFSLEDKISIAGLLEQLGVDYIEGGYPGANPVDTEFFETRRTKKAKFTAFGMTKRAGRSAANDPGIQALLNSRADATCFVAKTWDHQVKVALEISLEDNLENLRDTVAAAVVAGKEALIDCEHFFDGFKANPDYALSCVKTALDAGARWVVLCDTNGGTMPSEIRDIVGKVLAVAPGDHLGIHAHDDTGQAVANTLAAIEAGVRQIQGTLNGIGERCGNANLITIIPTLVLKPLFADRFETNIDAARLERLTQISRAFDDRLNRAPQRQSPYVGASAFATKAGIHASALLKDFSTYEHVPPESVGNERSIMVSQQAGKSNLLTALARHDIILAKDDPRLEKLLATVKEREARGYSYDGADASFAVLAHEVLGTLPSYFTVENYRASVERRHNAQGEEITVTEAVVKIRVAGELLMSVAEGNGPVNALDLAMRKDLGKYSARIEDLELVDFKVRILDGGTGAVTRVLVESRDGTGERWYTIGVSPNIIDASFEALYESITYKLLKTEAAQGTTEKVA; encoded by the coding sequence ATGCCCAAAGAACGCCTCTATATCTTCGACACCACTCTGCGCGACGGCGCCCAGACGGCCGGAATCGAGTTCTCGCTCGAGGACAAGATTTCCATTGCCGGCCTGCTGGAACAATTGGGTGTCGACTATATTGAAGGCGGCTATCCCGGCGCCAACCCGGTCGATACCGAGTTCTTCGAAACCCGTCGCACTAAGAAGGCCAAATTCACCGCCTTCGGCATGACCAAGCGGGCAGGGCGCTCCGCCGCCAATGATCCGGGCATTCAGGCTCTCCTCAATTCGCGCGCCGACGCCACCTGCTTTGTTGCCAAAACCTGGGACCACCAGGTCAAGGTCGCGCTCGAAATCAGCCTCGAAGATAATCTCGAAAACCTGCGCGACACCGTCGCCGCCGCCGTCGTCGCCGGCAAGGAAGCGTTGATCGACTGCGAGCACTTCTTCGACGGCTTCAAGGCCAATCCCGATTACGCGCTCTCCTGCGTCAAGACCGCGCTCGATGCCGGCGCGCGCTGGGTCGTGCTCTGCGACACCAATGGCGGCACCATGCCGTCCGAAATCCGCGACATCGTCGGCAAGGTCCTAGCCGTCGCCCCTGGCGACCACCTGGGCATCCATGCCCATGACGATACCGGCCAGGCCGTCGCCAACACGCTCGCCGCCATCGAGGCCGGCGTGCGCCAAATCCAGGGTACGCTGAACGGCATCGGCGAGCGCTGCGGCAATGCCAACCTCATCACCATCATCCCCACGCTGGTGCTGAAACCCCTCTTTGCCGACCGTTTCGAAACCAATATCGATGCGGCCCGCCTCGAACGGCTGACCCAGATTTCCCGCGCTTTCGACGACCGGCTCAACCGTGCTCCGCAGCGCCAATCCCCCTATGTCGGCGCCTCGGCCTTCGCGACCAAAGCGGGCATCCATGCCTCGGCCCTGCTCAAGGATTTTTCCACCTATGAGCATGTCCCGCCTGAAAGCGTGGGCAATGAGCGCTCCATCATGGTCAGCCAGCAGGCCGGCAAATCCAATCTGCTGACCGCCCTGGCCCGGCACGACATCATCCTAGCCAAGGATGATCCGCGCCTCGAAAAGCTCCTCGCCACCGTCAAGGAGCGCGAAGCCCGCGGCTATTCCTATGATGGCGCCGATGCCTCTTTCGCCGTCCTCGCCCATGAAGTGCTGGGAACGCTGCCCAGCTATTTCACCGTCGAAAACTATCGCGCCAGCGTCGAACGCCGCCACAATGCCCAGGGCGAAGAAATCACTGTCACCGAAGCCGTGGTCAAAATCCGCGTCGCTGGCGAATTGCTGATGTCGGTGGCCGAAGGCAATGGCCCGGTCAACGCGCTCGATCTGGCCATGCGCAAAGACCTCGGCAAATATTCGGCCCGCATCGAGGATCTGGAACTGGTCGACTTCAAGGTCCGTATCCTGGACGGCGGCACGGGCGCGGTCACCCGTGTACTGGTAGAAAGCCGCGATGGCACCGGCGAGCGCTGGTATACGATCGGGGTATCCCCCAACATCATTGATGCAAGCTTTGAAGCTCTATATGAATCCATCACATATAAGCTGTTGAAGACTGAAGCGGCGCAGGGGACAACAGAAAAGGTGGCATAG